In one Lysobacter alkalisoli genomic region, the following are encoded:
- a CDS encoding chemotaxis protein CheW: MHASTRQETAAPVNDIRGVLIQVADARLLLPNATIAEVLTYAPPESYDADVPDWLLGRIRWHGWRVPLVAFSRLAGIAGEQPGLGSKVVVLKALGGDSHAPYFAIVAQGFPRLVTVSRAGLGVAGEQDDLPEGVLARVLHNDDPALLPDLAFIEARIAEVAAAQAA; encoded by the coding sequence ATGCATGCGTCCACCCGCCAAGAAACCGCGGCCCCAGTCAACGATATCCGTGGCGTGCTGATCCAGGTTGCCGACGCGCGCCTGCTGTTGCCGAATGCGACAATCGCCGAGGTGTTGACCTATGCGCCGCCCGAATCCTATGACGCCGACGTTCCGGACTGGCTGCTCGGGCGGATCCGTTGGCACGGCTGGCGGGTGCCCCTGGTGGCGTTCTCCCGGCTGGCCGGAATCGCCGGGGAGCAGCCCGGGCTCGGCAGCAAGGTGGTAGTGCTGAAGGCTCTGGGCGGCGACTCCCATGCACCGTACTTCGCGATCGTGGCACAGGGCTTCCCGCGCCTGGTGACGGTGAGCCGGGCCGGACTTGGCGTTGCAGGCGAGCAGGACGACCTGCCCGAAGGCGTGCTGGCCCGGGTGCTGCACAACGACGATCCCGCCCTGCTGCCGGACCTCGCTTTCATCGAAGCGCGGATCGCCGAAGTGGCGGCGGCGCAGGCCGCCTGA
- a CDS encoding chemotaxis protein CheB produces MTDYRNEPAPRVALLVRPGIAGERLRELLAEAGIESVLHGDPNELPAEALSEARPEIVLVALDPDMENALERFESVLGNPGVNVIYEEAELAAAREGWEAARWKRHLLAKLQGHDRVLPPRPDNAAEEPAGLRVHSAPEISDEALAAFDPNAGEDDVAIDTQVPAHEPSARFESEAPAADVMELAEGGISLDFDVDIGIDAEASPDNGSDGDGITLELEDEDAGGQTLMETIESDEAGEGSGGFEINFDPVAAETVDVDVASELEFGDDAAGDFEIIFDGTATTADATPSPGLDEHLDSLSSIAQDKDHGAAEPPPLPVAEVPAEEGAGPSTPATDTGFGELTLDDGSGAYWTAGSQSGDAGFGHDLSDLDARIASLELVDDAPVEHIPGAVLVMAGIGGPDAVRQLLGALPNDFPRPVLVQQRLDGGRYDRLVAQMQRATTLPVQLAEPGRMVMAGFVYVVPAGVGIEAGANGMNFSADGDILAGLPSADSGVLMLSGSDPDSIDIVLKHRVDGALVVGQSPEGCYDPAAPGQLAARGGELAPPVELAQRLAERWPA; encoded by the coding sequence ATGACTGACTACCGAAACGAACCAGCGCCTCGCGTAGCCTTGCTCGTGCGCCCGGGTATCGCCGGCGAGCGCTTGCGCGAGCTGCTGGCCGAAGCCGGCATCGAGAGCGTCCTGCACGGCGACCCCAACGAACTGCCCGCCGAAGCCCTGAGCGAGGCCCGTCCGGAGATCGTGCTGGTCGCGCTCGATCCGGACATGGAGAACGCACTGGAGCGTTTCGAGTCCGTGCTCGGCAATCCCGGTGTCAATGTGATCTACGAAGAGGCCGAACTGGCCGCCGCACGCGAGGGCTGGGAGGCCGCACGCTGGAAGCGTCACCTGCTGGCCAAGCTGCAGGGTCATGACCGCGTATTGCCACCGCGGCCGGACAACGCGGCCGAGGAGCCGGCCGGGCTCCGCGTGCATTCGGCTCCGGAGATCAGCGACGAGGCCTTGGCCGCGTTCGACCCGAATGCCGGGGAGGATGATGTAGCGATCGACACCCAGGTGCCGGCGCATGAGCCATCGGCCCGATTCGAATCCGAGGCACCTGCTGCCGATGTCATGGAGCTCGCCGAAGGTGGCATCAGCCTCGATTTCGATGTGGATATCGGGATCGACGCAGAAGCATCGCCTGATAACGGTAGCGATGGCGACGGCATAACCCTCGAACTCGAAGACGAGGATGCGGGCGGCCAGACGCTCATGGAGACCATCGAGTCGGATGAGGCCGGCGAGGGCTCAGGTGGTTTCGAGATCAACTTCGATCCGGTTGCCGCCGAGACGGTCGATGTCGATGTCGCCAGCGAACTCGAGTTCGGCGACGATGCGGCCGGCGACTTTGAAATCATCTTCGATGGCACGGCCACGACAGCAGATGCAACGCCGTCCCCCGGGCTGGACGAGCACCTCGACAGCCTGTCTTCCATCGCGCAGGACAAGGACCACGGTGCGGCCGAGCCGCCACCACTGCCCGTCGCCGAAGTGCCTGCGGAAGAGGGCGCTGGGCCGTCGACGCCTGCTACGGACACGGGCTTTGGCGAGTTGACCCTGGATGACGGCAGCGGCGCGTACTGGACCGCCGGAAGCCAGTCCGGTGATGCAGGTTTCGGCCACGATCTTTCCGACCTCGACGCACGCATCGCCTCCTTGGAACTGGTCGACGACGCCCCGGTCGAGCACATCCCCGGTGCTGTGCTGGTGATGGCGGGCATCGGTGGTCCGGATGCGGTGCGCCAACTGCTCGGCGCTCTGCCCAATGATTTCCCGCGCCCGGTGCTGGTGCAGCAACGCCTCGACGGCGGCCGCTACGACCGGCTGGTCGCGCAGATGCAGCGTGCCACCACGCTGCCGGTGCAACTGGCTGAGCCCGGGCGGATGGTCATGGCCGGCTTCGTCTATGTGGTGCCGGCCGGGGTCGGCATCGAAGCTGGCGCCAACGGCATGAATTTCAGCGCCGACGGCGACATCCTGGCCGGGCTGCCATCCGCGGACAGCGGCGTGTTGATGCTCAGTGGCAGCGATCCTGACAGTATCGACATCGTGCTCAAGCACCGCGTCGACGGTGCGCTGGTGGTCGGCCAATCGCCGGAAGGTTGCTACGACCCTGCCGCGCCCGGACAGCTGGCGGCACGTGGCGGCGAACTCGCGCCTCCGGTCGAACTAGCGCAACGCCTGGCCGAGCGCTGGCCGGCCTGA